A single genomic interval of Saccharothrix saharensis harbors:
- a CDS encoding TrmH family RNA methyltransferase yields the protein MDDPADPRLDDFRDLSTADRRPDRPGGRGLVIAEGVVVVERLLASPYPVRALLGVRRRVEALGDLPAPAYVTSADVMAEVVGFHLNRGVLAAADRAPQPDVAGLVASSRRLAVLEGVGDHENLGSLFRNAAALGIDGVLLGPGCSDPLYRRSVRVSMGHVLRVPFASVPNLTEGFDLLRRNGFTVAALTPRADSHNLADAGLRGRKVAVLLGSEGPGLTDEAIAAADLAVRIPMAEGVDSLNVATAAAIAFYAIA from the coding sequence ATCGACGACCCCGCGGACCCCCGGCTGGACGACTTCCGGGACCTGTCGACGGCCGACCGCCGCCCGGACCGCCCCGGCGGCCGGGGCCTGGTGATCGCCGAGGGCGTGGTCGTCGTCGAACGGCTCCTCGCCTCGCCCTACCCGGTGCGCGCGCTGCTCGGCGTGCGGCGCAGGGTGGAGGCGCTCGGCGACCTGCCCGCGCCCGCCTACGTCACGTCCGCCGACGTGATGGCCGAGGTCGTCGGGTTCCACCTCAACCGCGGCGTGCTGGCCGCCGCCGACCGCGCGCCCCAGCCCGACGTGGCCGGGCTCGTCGCCTCCTCGCGGCGGCTCGCCGTGCTCGAAGGCGTCGGCGACCACGAGAACCTGGGCTCGCTGTTCCGCAACGCCGCCGCGCTCGGCATCGACGGCGTGCTGCTCGGCCCGGGGTGCAGCGACCCGCTGTACCGGCGCAGCGTCCGCGTCTCGATGGGGCACGTGCTGCGCGTGCCGTTCGCGTCGGTGCCGAACCTGACCGAAGGCTTCGACCTGCTGCGCCGCAACGGTTTCACGGTCGCCGCGCTCACCCCGCGGGCCGACTCGCACAACCTGGCCGACGCCGGGCTGCGCGGCCGCAAGGTCGCTGTCCTGCTCGGATCGGAGGGCCCGGGGCTGACCGACGAGGCCATCGCGGCGGCCGACCTGGCCGTCCGGATCCCGATGGCGGAGGGCGTCGACTCGCTGAACGTGGCGACCGCCGCCGCGATCGCCTTCTACGCGATCGCCTGA
- a CDS encoding glutamate-cysteine ligase family protein → MGTDVSSRTFTREDRQRYRERMQRCMDALGTMLVEESFSFPRQQMGLEIELNLVDGACRPAMANSEVLEKIDDPSFTLELGQHNLEVNVPPRELAGDETLDLEKELVSTLASADVKAHDAGTSIVMIGVLPTLRHEHFDRRWLSQQARYTILNDRILAARGEEVVLSMEGAPMPGRAGERLSSYAESIMPEAACTSVQLHLQVAPDDFAAHWNAAQALAGVQVAIAANSPFLLGRALWHETRIPLFEQATDTRSQELKNQGVRPRVWFGERWITSIFDLFEENVRYFPALLPETGDEDPLDVLGSGGTPSLTELRLHNGTVWRWNRPVYDVVDGVPHLRVENRVLPAGPTVLDTMANAAFFYGAQRALTTLERPLWTQMSFHAAEENLYAGSRHGMGSQLYWPGIGWVPPDELVLRRLLPLAHEGLRACGVSDEARERYLGVIEARCLARRTGSQWQRDTVALLESHGADRDTALTTMLGRYVELSHAGEPVHTWPVDL, encoded by the coding sequence ATGGGTACGGATGTGTCCAGTCGGACGTTCACCAGAGAGGACCGCCAGCGCTACCGCGAGCGCATGCAGCGGTGCATGGACGCGCTGGGAACCATGCTGGTGGAGGAGAGTTTCTCCTTCCCGAGGCAGCAGATGGGGCTGGAGATCGAGCTGAACCTCGTCGACGGCGCGTGCCGGCCCGCGATGGCCAACTCGGAGGTGCTGGAGAAGATCGACGACCCGTCGTTCACGCTGGAGCTGGGCCAGCACAACCTGGAGGTCAACGTCCCGCCGCGCGAGCTGGCCGGCGACGAGACGCTGGACCTGGAGAAGGAGCTGGTGTCGACGCTGGCGTCGGCGGACGTGAAGGCGCACGACGCGGGCACGTCCATCGTGATGATCGGGGTGCTGCCGACGTTGCGGCACGAGCACTTCGACCGGCGGTGGCTGTCGCAGCAGGCGCGGTACACCATCCTGAACGACCGGATCCTGGCGGCGCGCGGCGAGGAGGTCGTGCTGTCGATGGAGGGCGCGCCCATGCCGGGGCGGGCGGGTGAGCGGCTGTCCAGCTATGCCGAGTCCATCATGCCGGAGGCGGCTTGCACGTCCGTGCAGCTGCACTTGCAGGTGGCGCCGGACGATTTCGCGGCGCACTGGAACGCGGCGCAGGCGTTGGCCGGGGTGCAGGTGGCGATCGCGGCGAACTCGCCGTTCCTGCTGGGTCGGGCGCTGTGGCACGAAACCCGGATACCGCTGTTCGAGCAGGCCACCGACACCCGTTCGCAGGAGCTGAAGAACCAGGGCGTCCGGCCGCGGGTGTGGTTCGGGGAGCGGTGGATCACGTCGATCTTCGACCTGTTCGAGGAGAACGTGCGGTACTTCCCGGCGTTGCTGCCGGAGACGGGTGACGAGGACCCGTTGGACGTGCTGGGGTCGGGTGGGACGCCGTCGTTGACGGAGTTGCGGCTGCACAACGGGACGGTGTGGCGCTGGAACCGGCCGGTCTACGACGTCGTGGACGGCGTGCCGCACCTGCGGGTGGAGAACCGGGTCCTGCCGGCCGGGCCGACGGTCCTGGACACCATGGCCAACGCCGCGTTCTTCTACGGCGCACAGCGAGCACTGACCACTTTGGAACGTCCTCTGTGGACCCAGATGTCCTTCCACGCCGCCGAGGAGAACCTCTACGCCGGTTCACGGCACGGGATGGGCTCGCAGCTCTACTGGCCGGGGATCGGCTGGGTGCCACCGGACGAACTGGTCCTGCGCCGCCTGCTCCCCCTGGCCCACGAGGGCCTGCGCGCTTGCGGGGTCTCCGACGAGGCCCGCGAGCGCTACCTGGGCGTCATCGAGGCCCGCTGCCTGGCCCGCCGCACGGGCTCGCAGTGGCAACGCGACACGGTCGCCCTCCTGGAATCCCACGGCGCCGACCGCGACACCGCCCTGACCACCATGCTGGGCCGCTACGTCGAACTGTCCCACGCCGGCGAACCAGTCCACACCTGGCCCGTGGACCTCTGA